A genome region from Lutra lutra chromosome 11, mLutLut1.2, whole genome shotgun sequence includes the following:
- the LOC125081293 gene encoding olfactory receptor 9A4-like, producing the protein MMSNLSSATEFYLLGFPGSQELHHFLFAVFFLFYLMTLMGNTVIIVIVCVDKRLQSPMYFFLGHLSALEIFVTTIIVPMMLWGLLLPGMHTISLGTCVTQLFLYLAVGTTEFALLGVMAVDRYVAVCNPLRYNIIMNSRTCIWVVIMSWMFGFLSEIWPVYATFQLTFCKSNLLDHFFCDRGQLLKLSCDDTLFTEFVLFLMAIVIIIGSLAPTIVSYTYIISTILKIPTASGRRKAFSTCASHFTFVVIGYGSCLFLFVKPKQTQAAEYNKIVSLLISVLTPFLNPFIFTLRNDKVKEALQDQMNRCCPLVKN; encoded by the coding sequence ATGATGAGTAATCTGTCTAGTGCCACTGAGTTCTACCTTCTAGGATTCCCTGGGTCCCAAGAACTACACCACTTTCTTTTTGCTGTATTCTTTTTGTTCTACTTAATGACATTAATGGGAAACACAGTCATCATTGTGATTGTGTGTGTTGATAAACGCCTGCAGTctcccatgtatttcttccttggTCATCTCTCTGCCTTGGAGATCTTTGTTACAACTATTATTGTGCCCATGATGCTTTGGGGTTTGCTGCTCCCTGGGATGCATACAATATCTTTGGGAACATGTGTTACCCAGCTCTTCCTGTATCTTGCTGTGGGAACCACAGAGTTTGCATTACTGGGAGTGATGGCTGTGGACCGTTATGTGGCTGTCTGTAACCCTCTGAGGTACAACATCATTATGAACAGCCGCACCTGCATCTGGGTGGTCATTATGTCATGGATGTTTGGGTTCCTTTCTGAAATATGGCCTGTCTATGCCACATTTCAGTTAACCTTCTGCAAGTCGAATCTGTTAGACCATTTTTTCTGTGATCGGGGACAGCTGCTCAAATTGTCCTGCGATGACACACTTTTCACAGAGTTCGTTCTTTTCTTAATGGCTATTGTCATTATCATTGGCTCTCTGGCCCCAACAATTGTCTCCTACACCTACATCATCTCTACCATCCTCAAGATCCCCACAGCCTCGGGCCGGAGGAAAGCCTTCTCTACTTGTGCCTCTCATTTCACCTTTGTTGTGATAGGCTATGGCAGCTGCTTGTTCCTGTTTGTGAAGCCCAAGCAAACACAGGCAGCAGAATACAATAAGATAGTTTCCCTGTTGATTTCTGTGTTGACCCCTTTCCTGAACCCTTTCATCTTCACCCTCAGGAATGACAAAGTCAAAGAGGCCCTTCAGGATCAAATGAATCGGTGCTGTCCACTGGTCAAGAATTAA